In the Desulfobaccales bacterium genome, one interval contains:
- a CDS encoding spore photoproduct lyase family protein, with the protein MAGEAGKPRRLKRIWVEEAALPYETTRRVLARLRGLPVSVIPEREALRPRGGLSAKWPRQAKETLLLVVQRGLFWRPCPGTPEYICCGYQVLQVGLNCPFDCRYCILQGYLNLPALTVFVNLEDLLQELEERLAQGGVWRLGTGEFGDSLALDELTGLHAQLIPLFARQQGAVLEIKSKGVALDHLLPLGPNPRVIFAWSLNPPAVIRELEPGTATLGARLTAAAQAAAAGFRLAFHFDPLIWGEGWEAAYEETVARLARAVPAGAVVWISLGALRFPPPLRRQILERFPLSRFAAEEMVLAPDGKLRYFHTRRLEMYGRLREWLTAAFPAATLYLCMESPRVWRQVFGEAPDSQGLAQRLDAAALK; encoded by the coding sequence ATGGCTGGGGAGGCGGGAAAGCCAAGGCGCCTGAAACGCATCTGGGTAGAGGAGGCGGCCCTGCCCTATGAGACCACCCGCCGGGTGCTGGCCCGCCTTCGGGGATTGCCGGTGAGCGTCATTCCGGAGCGGGAGGCACTGCGGCCCCGGGGCGGTTTGAGCGCCAAGTGGCCCCGTCAGGCCAAGGAAACCCTGCTCCTGGTGGTGCAGCGGGGGCTCTTCTGGCGGCCTTGCCCCGGCACCCCGGAGTATATCTGCTGCGGCTACCAGGTGCTGCAGGTGGGCCTCAATTGCCCCTTTGACTGCCGCTATTGCATCCTGCAGGGGTATCTCAATCTGCCGGCCCTCACCGTGTTTGTGAACCTGGAAGATCTCCTTCAGGAGCTGGAGGAGCGGCTGGCCCAGGGCGGGGTCTGGCGCCTGGGCACCGGGGAGTTCGGGGACAGCCTGGCCCTGGATGAACTCACCGGCCTGCATGCGCAGCTCATCCCTCTCTTTGCCCGGCAGCAAGGGGCGGTGCTGGAGATCAAAAGCAAGGGAGTGGCCCTCGACCATCTCCTGCCGCTGGGGCCCAATCCCCGGGTGATCTTCGCCTGGTCCCTGAATCCGCCGGCGGTGATCCGGGAGCTGGAGCCGGGCACGGCCACGTTAGGCGCCCGCCTCACGGCCGCGGCCCAAGCGGCGGCGGCGGGCTTCCGGCTGGCCTTTCACTTTGACCCCCTCATCTGGGGTGAGGGCTGGGAGGCGGCCTATGAAGAGACGGTGGCCCGTCTCGCCCGGGCAGTGCCGGCCGGGGCGGTGGTGTGGATCAGCCTGGGGGCCTTGCGCTTCCCTCCGCCCTTGCGGCGCCAGATCCTGGAGCGCTTTCCGTTAAGCCGCTTTGCCGCCGAGGAGATGGTGCTGGCGCCGGACGGCAAGCTCCGTTATTTCCACACCCGGCGGCTGGAGATGTATGGCCGCCTCCGGGAATGGCTCACTGCCGCCTTTCCGGCCGCCACCCTGTATCTCTGCATGGAGAGCCCCCGGGTCTGGCGGCAGGTCTTCGGGGAAGCACCGGACTCCCAGGGCCTGGCGCAGCGGCTGGACGCAGCGGCCCTAAAATGA
- the nifU gene encoding Fe-S cluster assembly scaffold protein NifU, protein MAYSEIVMDHFKNPRNVGEIPDADGVGEVGNPVCGDMMNVYIKVKDNVIEDVKFKTFGCGAAIAVSSMITTLAKGKTLEEAMKITNKDVAEALGGLPKNKLHCSNLGADALHAAIKNYLDRKAGKIPDLAKDREEHIKGAGGEGCYCPYCHKETLEEAPFCLFCGSEIPHEHDH, encoded by the coding sequence ATGGCCTATTCCGAAATCGTCATGGACCATTTCAAAAATCCCCGCAATGTGGGCGAAATCCCGGACGCCGACGGCGTCGGCGAAGTGGGCAACCCGGTCTGCGGGGACATGATGAATGTCTATATCAAGGTGAAAGACAACGTCATTGAAGACGTCAAGTTCAAGACTTTCGGCTGCGGCGCCGCCATCGCGGTCTCCAGCATGATCACCACCCTGGCCAAGGGGAAAACCCTGGAAGAGGCCATGAAGATCACCAACAAAGACGTGGCCGAGGCTTTGGGAGGCCTGCCGAAAAACAAGCTGCACTGCTCCAACCTGGGGGCCGACGCCCTGCATGCCGCCATCAAAAATTATCTGGACCGCAAGGCCGGCAAGATCCCGGATCTGGCCAAGGATCGGGAGGAGCACATTAAAGGGGCCGGCGGCGAGGGCTGTTACTGTCCTTATTGCCACAAGGAGACCCTGGAGGAAGCCCCCTTCTGCCTGTTCTGTGGCTCCGAAATCCCCCACGAACACGATCACTGA
- a CDS encoding cysteine desulfurase family protein translates to MALIYLDHLSGTPLHPRVKEAMIDCIQNVFGNPVSDHQVGQRAAELLERAREQVAALINADPGEIVFESCGTESVNHAIKGVALGLREKGRRIITSNIEHKSVLNSLRTLRLLDYQVTSLDVDSYGLVDPAQVEKAITPDTILVSIMLANNEIGTIEPIADIAEICKKRKVLFHTDAVDAVGVIPVDVKELGVDLLSLAANQFYGPPGVGALYIKKGTPVWPLLDGGAQENKRRAGTENLFGIVGMGVAAEVAKAEMAERLPRLQRLRDKLREGLLARIPEIIINGHPTQCLPHLLSVSIKYIEGESLMLMLDEEGIEVATRSACASGSLRASHVLIATGLDFATAQGTLLFSLGRDNTEAEIDRVLEVMPGIVQNLRDMSPLYKRAQ, encoded by the coding sequence ATGGCACTCATCTATCTGGATCACCTCTCCGGCACGCCTCTCCACCCCCGGGTGAAGGAGGCCATGATTGATTGTATCCAGAACGTTTTTGGCAACCCGGTGAGCGACCACCAGGTGGGGCAGCGGGCCGCCGAACTGCTGGAGCGGGCCCGGGAACAGGTGGCCGCTCTCATCAATGCCGACCCCGGGGAGATCGTCTTTGAATCCTGCGGCACCGAATCGGTGAACCACGCCATCAAAGGCGTGGCCCTTGGTCTGAGGGAAAAGGGGCGCCGCATCATCACTTCCAATATCGAGCACAAATCCGTCCTCAATTCCCTGCGCACCTTGAGGCTCCTGGACTACCAGGTCACCTCCCTGGATGTGGATTCTTATGGGCTCGTGGACCCCGCCCAGGTGGAGAAGGCCATCACCCCGGACACCATCCTGGTGAGTATCATGCTGGCCAACAACGAGATCGGCACCATCGAGCCCATCGCCGACATCGCCGAGATCTGCAAAAAGCGCAAGGTCCTCTTTCACACCGACGCGGTGGACGCAGTGGGCGTCATCCCGGTGGACGTAAAGGAGCTGGGCGTCGATCTCTTGTCGTTGGCCGCCAACCAGTTCTACGGCCCCCCCGGCGTCGGCGCCTTGTACATCAAAAAAGGCACCCCGGTGTGGCCGCTTCTGGACGGCGGCGCCCAGGAGAACAAACGCCGGGCCGGCACCGAAAACCTCTTCGGCATCGTGGGCATGGGGGTGGCGGCGGAGGTGGCCAAAGCGGAGATGGCCGAACGCCTGCCCCGGCTTCAGCGCCTCCGGGACAAACTCCGGGAGGGGCTTTTGGCCCGCATCCCCGAGATTATCATCAACGGCCATCCCACCCAGTGCCTGCCCCACCTCCTGAGCGTCTCCATCAAGTACATCGAGGGCGAAAGCCTCATGCTGATGCTGGACGAGGAAGGCATTGAGGTGGCCACCCGCAGCGCCTGCGCCTCCGGGTCGCTCCGGGCCTCCCATGTGCTTATTGCCACCGGGCTGGATTTCGCCACCGCTCAGGGCACCCTCCTTTTCAGCCTGGGGCGGGACAACACCGAGGCGGAGATCGACCGGGTCCTGGAGGTCATGCCCGGTATCGTCCAAAACCTCCGGGATATGTCCCCTCTCTATAAACGGGCGCAATAG
- a CDS encoding cofactor-independent phosphoglycerate mutase, with product MKYVILVGDGMGDYPIPELGGRTVLEAAATPNLDFLASRGELGLARTIPPGMEPGSDVANLAVMGYDPARYHTGRAPLEAAALGVELRPEEVAFRCNLVTLTAEDGRLIMEDYAAGHISSDEARELIGALEAALGQNGRHFYPGVSYRHLLVWEGGREDWQTYPPHDWSGRDVAPLMTPEGGREPLWELIRASWPVLAEHEINRRRLAQGKRPATSIWLWGQGRPPALPTLTERFGLSGAVICAVDLIRGIGLYAGLTPIRVPGATGYLDTNYEGKVNAALEALETRDFVFIHVEAPDEAGHKGEARLKLQAVEDFDRRVVGPLIQGLRRLGDFRLLVLCDHLTPISVRTHTSEPVPFVLYDSRRNMDLKRPYTEAAAAATGLVLERGWELLPRLVERG from the coding sequence ATGAAATACGTGATTCTGGTGGGCGACGGCATGGGGGATTACCCCATCCCGGAGCTGGGGGGCCGCACCGTGCTGGAGGCGGCCGCTACCCCCAACTTGGATTTTCTGGCCAGCCGGGGCGAGCTGGGGCTGGCCCGCACCATTCCCCCGGGGATGGAGCCGGGGAGCGATGTGGCCAACCTGGCGGTCATGGGCTATGATCCGGCCCGTTATCACACCGGCCGGGCGCCCTTGGAGGCCGCCGCCCTGGGGGTGGAGCTTCGGCCGGAGGAAGTGGCCTTCCGCTGCAATCTGGTGACCCTCACGGCCGAGGACGGCCGCCTGATCATGGAGGATTACGCCGCCGGCCACATCTCCAGCGACGAGGCCCGGGAGCTCATCGGCGCTCTCGAGGCGGCCCTGGGGCAGAACGGCCGCCACTTTTACCCGGGGGTGAGCTACCGGCACCTGCTGGTCTGGGAGGGGGGCCGGGAGGACTGGCAGACCTATCCGCCCCATGACTGGAGTGGCCGGGACGTGGCGCCCCTGATGACCCCGGAGGGCGGCCGGGAGCCTCTGTGGGAGCTCATCCGGGCTTCCTGGCCGGTCCTGGCGGAGCATGAAATCAACCGCCGCCGCCTTGCCCAAGGAAAACGGCCTGCCACCTCCATCTGGCTGTGGGGGCAGGGACGGCCACCGGCGCTTCCCACCCTGACAGAGCGTTTTGGGCTCAGCGGCGCGGTGATCTGCGCCGTGGACCTCATCCGAGGCATCGGCCTCTATGCCGGCCTCACCCCCATCCGGGTGCCGGGGGCCACAGGGTATCTGGACACCAATTATGAGGGCAAAGTGAATGCCGCCCTGGAAGCCTTGGAAACCCGGGATTTCGTCTTTATCCACGTGGAGGCGCCGGATGAGGCGGGCCACAAAGGGGAGGCGCGCCTCAAGCTCCAGGCGGTGGAGGATTTCGACCGGCGGGTGGTGGGGCCCCTGATTCAGGGCCTAAGGCGGCTGGGGGATTTCCGTTTGCTGGTGCTCTGCGATCACCTCACCCCCATCTCGGTGCGCACGCACACCAGCGAGCCGGTGCCCTTTGTGCTCTACGATTCCCGGCGGAATATGGACCTTAAGCGGCCGTACACGGAAGCCGCGGCCGCGGCCACGGGACTGGTGCTGGAGCGGGGCTGGGAGCTTCTGCCCCGGTTGGTGGAGCGGGGCTGA
- a CDS encoding DUF4282 domain-containing protein, with the protein MRDFLTFRTMLTPLLIQAVFWVGSAVAVVVGLAYLARGLSLQHGGGAFVFWGLVILLGGPLLVRLYCEIFIVFFRINETLTEIKHVLEERRTAGPKPQEEAAD; encoded by the coding sequence ATGCGGGATTTTCTCACCTTCCGCACCATGCTGACGCCGCTCCTCATCCAGGCGGTCTTCTGGGTGGGGTCGGCAGTGGCGGTGGTGGTGGGGCTGGCGTATCTGGCCCGGGGGCTCTCGCTCCAGCATGGCGGCGGGGCTTTTGTGTTCTGGGGGCTGGTCATTTTGCTGGGCGGGCCGCTTCTGGTGCGGCTGTATTGCGAGATCTTCATCGTCTTTTTCCGCATCAATGAGACGCTGACGGAGATCAAGCACGTGCTGGAGGAGAGGCGGACCGCCGGGCCGAAGCCCCAGGAAGAAGCCGCAGACTAA
- a CDS encoding homoserine dehydrogenase — MAAVNVGVIGCGTVGLGVARLLVERAEAFRRRLGVPLVLRRVAEVDAARVAASGLPRELFTSRAQDLLDDPAIDIVAELIGGTEAARELVLAALERGKHVVTANKALLALHGNDIFEAAANAGVEVAFEASVCGGIPIILALRQGLAANRLEELLGILNGTTNYILSRMAEDNLPYETALAEAQAQGYAEADPSLDVDGVDAAHKLAILMALAYETRIDFEAVSVAGIRGLDPLDLQFAREFGYAVKLLAISRNDGERLEARVHPTLIPRDHLLAGVSGAMNAVHLIGDAVGPLLLSGAGAGQLPTASAVLSDLLDVARNHSLGIRRRLPPLGSEAALTRRRPVKPLAEVITNYYFRFAALDRPGVLSQISGVLAKYQISIAAVIQKGREVKGAVPIVMITHEAREADVQQALAEIDRLPVVSPPTVMYRIEDPHLHSARI, encoded by the coding sequence GTGGCGGCGGTCAACGTCGGGGTCATCGGCTGCGGCACCGTGGGCCTGGGGGTGGCCCGGCTCCTGGTGGAGCGGGCGGAGGCCTTCCGGCGCCGTCTGGGGGTGCCCCTGGTGCTGCGCCGGGTGGCGGAGGTGGACGCCGCTAGGGTGGCGGCCTCGGGTCTGCCGCGGGAGCTGTTCACCTCCCGGGCCCAGGACCTGCTGGACGACCCGGCCATTGACATCGTGGCGGAGCTCATCGGCGGCACCGAGGCGGCCCGGGAGCTGGTGCTGGCGGCCCTGGAGCGGGGCAAGCACGTGGTCACCGCCAACAAGGCGCTTCTGGCCCTGCACGGCAATGACATCTTTGAGGCCGCGGCCAACGCGGGGGTGGAGGTGGCCTTCGAGGCCTCGGTGTGCGGCGGCATCCCCATCATCCTGGCCCTGCGCCAGGGACTGGCGGCCAACCGCCTGGAGGAGCTGCTGGGCATCCTTAACGGCACCACCAACTACATCCTGAGCCGCATGGCGGAAGACAATCTCCCCTATGAGACGGCCCTGGCGGAAGCCCAGGCCCAGGGATATGCCGAGGCCGACCCCTCCCTGGATGTGGACGGGGTGGATGCGGCCCACAAGCTGGCCATCCTCATGGCCCTGGCCTACGAGACCCGCATTGACTTTGAGGCGGTGAGCGTGGCGGGCATCCGGGGTCTGGACCCCCTGGATCTGCAGTTTGCCCGGGAGTTCGGCTATGCGGTGAAGCTTTTGGCCATCAGCCGCAACGACGGGGAGCGGCTGGAGGCCCGGGTGCATCCCACCCTCATCCCCCGGGACCACCTGCTGGCCGGGGTGAGCGGCGCCATGAACGCGGTGCACCTCATCGGCGATGCGGTAGGGCCGCTTTTGCTCTCCGGGGCCGGGGCGGGCCAGCTCCCCACCGCCAGCGCGGTGCTGAGCGACCTTCTGGATGTGGCCAGAAACCACAGCCTGGGGATCCGGCGGCGGCTGCCGCCCCTGGGCTCCGAGGCGGCCCTGACCCGCCGGCGGCCCGTCAAGCCCCTGGCGGAGGTGATCACCAATTACTACTTCCGCTTCGCCGCCCTGGACCGGCCCGGGGTGCTGTCCCAGATCTCCGGGGTGCTGGCCAAATACCAGATCAGCATCGCCGCGGTGATTCAGAAAGGGCGGGAGGTCAAGGGCGCGGTGCCCATTGTCATGATCACCCATGAGGCCAGGGAGGCGGACGTGCAGCAGGCCTTGGCGGAGATTGACCGGCTGCCGGTGGTCAGCCCCCCCACGGTGATGTATCGCATTGAGGACCCGCACCTGCACAGCGCCCGGATCTGA
- a CDS encoding aminotransferase class I/II-fold pyridoxal phosphate-dependent enzyme, which produces MKRLPPYVFATVNALKMEARRRGEDIIDLGMGNPDMGTPPHIVAKLIEAAGKPSNHRYSASKGITKLRVAISDWYKRRFNVDIDPETEAIATIGAKEGLSHLVLATVMPGDVVLVPNPTYPIHAASVVIAGGQLVSVPLTHERDFLADLVQITELIRPRPKMLIISFPHNPTTMCVELDFFREIVDFAKRHDMYVIHDFAYADLVFDGYRAPSFLEVPGAKDVGVELFSLSKSYNMPGWRVGFVVGNKRLVHALTRIKSYLDYGTFQPIQIASIIALNGPYDCVEEIVATYKERRDALCRGLNSIPWRVEPPKGTMFVWAKIPRKFRNHMKSFLFSILCIREAKVAVSPGRGFGEFGDDYVRFALVENVHRTNQAVRGFRKMLKMPEDQIKAVAEAMEREFAKELALFSVER; this is translated from the coding sequence ATGAAGCGGCTCCCCCCCTATGTCTTCGCCACCGTCAACGCCCTGAAGATGGAGGCCCGGAGGCGGGGAGAGGACATCATCGATCTGGGCATGGGCAACCCGGACATGGGCACGCCGCCGCACATTGTGGCCAAACTCATTGAGGCGGCGGGCAAGCCCAGCAACCACCGCTATTCCGCCTCCAAGGGGATCACCAAGCTCCGGGTGGCCATCTCCGATTGGTACAAGCGCCGCTTCAACGTGGACATCGACCCGGAGACCGAGGCCATCGCCACCATCGGCGCCAAGGAGGGCCTGTCGCACCTGGTCCTGGCCACGGTGATGCCCGGGGATGTGGTGCTGGTGCCCAACCCCACCTACCCCATCCATGCCGCCAGCGTGGTGATTGCCGGGGGGCAGCTGGTGAGCGTGCCCCTGACCCACGAGCGGGATTTCCTGGCCGACCTGGTGCAGATCACCGAGCTCATCCGGCCCCGGCCCAAGATGCTCATCATCTCCTTTCCCCACAACCCCACCACCATGTGCGTGGAGCTGGATTTCTTCCGGGAGATCGTGGATTTCGCCAAGCGCCACGACATGTATGTCATCCATGACTTCGCCTATGCCGATCTGGTGTTTGACGGCTACCGGGCCCCCAGCTTCCTGGAGGTGCCCGGCGCCAAGGACGTGGGGGTGGAGCTCTTCTCCCTCTCCAAGAGCTACAACATGCCGGGCTGGCGGGTGGGGTTTGTGGTGGGGAACAAGCGCCTGGTGCACGCCCTGACCCGCATCAAGAGCTATCTGGATTACGGCACCTTCCAGCCCATCCAGATCGCCTCCATCATCGCCTTAAACGGCCCGTACGACTGCGTGGAGGAGATCGTCGCCACCTATAAGGAGCGGCGGGACGCCCTCTGTCGGGGGCTGAACAGCATTCCCTGGCGGGTGGAGCCGCCCAAGGGCACCATGTTCGTCTGGGCCAAGATCCCCCGCAAATTCCGCAATCACATGAAGTCCTTCCTTTTCTCCATTCTGTGTATCCGGGAGGCCAAGGTGGCGGTCTCCCCGGGGCGGGGGTTTGGCGAGTTCGGGGATGATTATGTGCGTTTCGCCCTGGTGGAGAATGTGCACCGCACCAACCAGGCGGTGCGGGGGTTCAGGAAGATGCTGAAGATGCCGGAGGACCAGATCAAGGCGGTGGCCGAGGCCATGGAGCGGGAATTCGCCAAGGAACTGGCCCTCTTTTCCGTGGAGCGCTAA
- a CDS encoding MlaE family lipid ABC transporter permease subunit has translation MPVSSPETHAFTLSVSGEPEGEITLQVQGRLTLDNLTAFLSALEAETARVRPQHLRLDLERLEYLDTAATLMLHRRAAEYRERGTPCEFVRLSPEAQRMFALLSWEEFLAAPPPAPKKRSWLLERLGDWTLAFVADVAELITFTGGLILELLTVPFRPHRVRWADVITAMKRVGVDGLPIITLLSFLLGLIVAFLSAMQLKQFGANIYVADLTAIAMVQELGPIMTGVMVAGRSGSSFAAEIGTMKVNEEVDALATMGFDPVRFLAVPKVLACLVVLPLLTYYADLFGILGGMVVGAISLDLTIYTFLKEVQWSITHFDILYGTAKSLVFAVLIAGIGCQRGFQVRGGAEAVGTATTSAVVASIFMIIVVDSAFAVARQFLRPYTLV, from the coding sequence ATGCCCGTATCCTCCCCGGAGACGCATGCTTTTACGCTCAGCGTCAGCGGCGAGCCGGAAGGGGAGATCACCCTGCAGGTGCAGGGCCGCCTCACCCTGGATAACCTTACCGCCTTCCTGAGCGCCCTGGAGGCGGAAACCGCCCGTGTCCGGCCGCAGCATCTCCGGCTCGATTTGGAGCGTTTGGAGTATCTCGACACCGCCGCCACCCTGATGCTCCACCGGCGGGCCGCCGAGTATCGGGAGCGGGGCACCCCCTGTGAGTTCGTGCGCCTGAGCCCCGAAGCCCAGCGCATGTTCGCCCTCCTCTCCTGGGAGGAGTTTCTCGCCGCCCCGCCTCCGGCCCCCAAAAAACGGAGCTGGCTCCTGGAGCGCCTGGGGGATTGGACCCTTGCCTTCGTCGCCGATGTGGCCGAGCTCATCACCTTCACCGGCGGCCTCATCCTGGAGCTCCTCACCGTGCCTTTCCGGCCCCACCGGGTCAGGTGGGCCGACGTCATCACCGCCATGAAACGGGTGGGCGTGGACGGCCTGCCCATCATCACCCTTCTCAGCTTTCTTCTGGGGCTGATTGTCGCCTTCCTCTCCGCCATGCAGCTTAAGCAGTTCGGGGCCAACATCTACGTGGCGGATCTCACCGCCATCGCCATGGTGCAGGAGCTGGGACCCATCATGACCGGCGTCATGGTGGCGGGCCGCTCGGGCTCCTCTTTCGCCGCCGAGATCGGCACCATGAAGGTCAATGAGGAGGTGGACGCCTTGGCCACCATGGGTTTTGACCCGGTACGCTTCCTGGCGGTGCCCAAGGTGCTGGCCTGCCTGGTGGTCCTGCCCCTCCTCACCTACTACGCCGACCTCTTCGGCATTCTCGGGGGCATGGTGGTGGGCGCCATCAGCCTTGACCTCACTATCTATACGTTCCTGAAAGAGGTGCAGTGGAGCATCACCCATTTTGACATCCTCTACGGCACCGCCAAAAGCCTGGTCTTCGCGGTGCTCATCGCCGGCATCGGCTGCCAGCGGGGCTTTCAGGTGCGGGGCGGCGCCGAAGCCGTGGGCACCGCCACCACCTCCGCCGTGGTGGCCAGTATCTTCATGATCATCGTGGTGGATTCCGCCTTTGCGGTGGCGCGCCAGTTTTTGCGCCCGTATACTTTGGTCTGA
- a CDS encoding ATP-binding cassette domain-containing protein: protein MPAAVPESLQEQHPAVPGRDPIIVVENLTCAFGERVILENVSFEVYRGEIFVILGGSGCGKSTLLKHLIGLYPPAAGRIVVNGIDITTGDERALAQMRREIGVLFQSSALFGSMTLGQNIALPLEEYTDLPPEVIDLIVRLKLRLVNLAGFEDYLPEELSGGMKKRAGLARAMALDPDLLFFDEPSAGLDPITAVGLDQLILRLNAGLGATMVVVTHELQSILTIAHRVIMLDKDAKGIIAMGDPHDLKEHSTDPRVLNFFHRRPPEG, encoded by the coding sequence ATGCCGGCTGCGGTTCCCGAAAGCCTTCAGGAGCAGCACCCCGCCGTGCCCGGACGGGACCCCATCATCGTGGTGGAGAACCTCACCTGCGCCTTCGGGGAGCGGGTCATCCTGGAGAATGTCTCCTTTGAGGTCTATCGGGGGGAGATCTTTGTCATCCTGGGGGGGAGCGGCTGCGGCAAGTCCACCCTCCTCAAGCATCTCATCGGGCTCTATCCCCCGGCCGCCGGCCGCATCGTGGTGAACGGCATTGACATCACCACAGGCGATGAGCGGGCCCTGGCCCAGATGCGCCGGGAGATTGGGGTGCTCTTCCAGTCCAGCGCCCTTTTCGGCTCCATGACCCTGGGCCAGAATATCGCTCTCCCCCTGGAGGAATACACCGATCTTCCCCCCGAGGTCATCGACCTCATTGTGCGCCTGAAACTGCGTCTGGTGAACCTGGCGGGCTTCGAGGACTACCTCCCGGAGGAGCTCTCCGGCGGCATGAAAAAGCGGGCCGGCCTGGCCCGGGCTATGGCCCTGGATCCGGACCTCCTCTTCTTCGATGAGCCCTCCGCCGGTCTGGACCCCATCACCGCCGTGGGCTTGGACCAGCTCATCCTCAGGCTCAACGCCGGCCTCGGGGCCACCATGGTGGTGGTCACCCATGAGCTGCAGTCCATCCTCACCATCGCCCATCGGGTCATCATGCTGGACAAAGACGCCAAGGGCATCATTGCCATGGGGGATCCCCACGACCTCAAGGAGCACTCCACCGATCCCCGGGTGCTGAATTTCTTCCACCGCCGGCCCCCTGAGGGCTGA
- a CDS encoding MlaD family protein has translation MLKRQVPRFVVGLFTLLGFLLALVAIIWIGASHYFEKGRTYLTFFDESVQGLQRDSTVKYRGVDVGRVVDIRVAPDNRLIMVVMRIDMKDDLTKRLAAQLQLAGITGIVFVNLDLQRPEDLARTPKITFPTEYPVIPSRPSEISRLLQSVDVVVSKFGEIDTRGVLDQVKATAAQIEIFFRGERMNEILKKVEATIGNLQSITARVDKLLAEGKVDRVFAEGADALKEVRLVAAALKTEFEELNLRDTVARVNRLVADIKYTGASLNQSLENLDLLLGRLKDRPSDIIFGGSPRPRFNEKLTVQP, from the coding sequence ATGCTGAAACGGCAGGTTCCCCGGTTTGTCGTGGGCCTCTTCACCCTCCTGGGTTTCCTTCTGGCCCTGGTGGCCATCATCTGGATCGGGGCCAGCCACTATTTCGAAAAGGGCCGCACCTATCTCACCTTCTTCGATGAGTCGGTCCAGGGCCTGCAGCGGGATTCCACCGTCAAATACCGGGGCGTGGACGTGGGCCGGGTGGTGGACATCCGGGTGGCCCCGGACAACCGCCTCATCATGGTGGTGATGCGCATCGACATGAAAGATGACCTCACCAAACGCCTGGCGGCCCAGCTCCAATTGGCAGGCATCACCGGCATCGTCTTCGTCAACCTGGACCTGCAGCGGCCCGAGGACCTGGCCCGCACTCCCAAGATCACCTTCCCCACCGAGTATCCGGTCATTCCCTCAAGGCCCTCGGAGATCAGCCGCCTGCTCCAGTCCGTGGACGTGGTGGTGAGCAAATTCGGGGAGATCGACACCCGGGGGGTGCTGGATCAGGTCAAGGCCACCGCCGCCCAGATTGAGATCTTCTTCCGGGGGGAGCGCATGAATGAAATCCTGAAAAAAGTGGAGGCCACCATCGGCAACCTCCAGAGCATCACCGCCCGGGTGGATAAACTGTTGGCCGAGGGCAAGGTGGACCGGGTCTTCGCCGAGGGAGCCGACGCCCTCAAGGAGGTGCGCCTGGTGGCCGCGGCCTTGAAAACTGAATTTGAGGAGCTGAATCTGCGGGATACGGTGGCCCGGGTGAACCGCCTGGTGGCCGACATCAAATACACCGGCGCCAGCCTCAATCAGTCCCTGGAAAATCTGGATCTGCTCCTGGGGAGGTTGAAGGATAGGCCCTCGGACATCATCTTTGGCGGCAGCCCCCGGCCCCGCTTCAATGAAAAGCTGACGGTGCAGCCATGA
- a CDS encoding ABC-type transport auxiliary lipoprotein family protein, with product MNRQTLLPWWLFLSLLGLLLLTGACSRPPILVQRYILEYPAPAFPRQAPLAEAVKVHQFAAAEAINTTAMLYRPDAYQRQAYVYHQWRITPGPLVTDSLVRDLRHAGLFQAVFTEDSPDRARFRVEGGVTEMQEENHPAGWQAVLGLSVTLLDTNYPPKEVSRRVMFQKSYRAVEAMPDKTPQGLAAAMSRAMSRLSQEIINDIYRAAAARLAEKTP from the coding sequence ATGAACCGACAGACGCTGCTTCCCTGGTGGCTATTCCTGTCCCTGCTGGGCCTGCTCCTGCTAACCGGCGCCTGCAGCCGCCCCCCCATCCTGGTGCAGCGCTATATCCTGGAGTATCCGGCGCCAGCCTTCCCTCGCCAGGCGCCGCTGGCGGAGGCCGTCAAGGTGCATCAGTTCGCCGCCGCCGAGGCCATCAACACCACCGCCATGCTCTACCGGCCGGACGCCTACCAGCGCCAGGCCTACGTCTATCACCAATGGCGCATCACCCCCGGGCCTTTGGTGACCGACAGCCTGGTCCGGGACCTGCGCCACGCCGGGCTATTTCAGGCCGTCTTCACCGAGGACTCCCCCGACCGGGCCCGCTTCCGGGTGGAGGGCGGGGTGACGGAGATGCAGGAGGAAAATCACCCCGCCGGCTGGCAGGCGGTCCTGGGCCTCAGTGTCACCCTCCTGGACACCAACTATCCCCCCAAGGAGGTGAGCCGCCGGGTGATGTTCCAGAAATCCTACCGGGCCGTGGAAGCCATGCCCGACAAGACCCCCCAGGGATTGGCCGCGGCCATGAGCCGGGCCATGAGCCGCCTCTCCCAGGAAATTATCAACGACATTTACCGGGCCGCCGCTGCCCGCTTGGCGGAAAAGACCCCTTGA